One Streptomyces lincolnensis genomic region harbors:
- a CDS encoding 3-keto-5-aminohexanoate cleavage protein — MVQVCLNGSRGAVDGATVPLTPQAMADSAAEAVAAGATDIHVHPKTPCGRDTLSPRFVADTVRALRARVAVPVGVTTGAWAEPDPAARLERIRDWTVLPDHASVNWHEPGAEEIAAALIGLGVGVEAGIWSGTDGAARFAVSPLRSKVLRVLAEVTDTSPDTAENTARILLTDLGHALPRRPVLLHGEDGGAWPVLRLAGRLGLATRIGLEDTLLLPDGERALSNTQLVAGALSQYGSAQRRS; from the coding sequence ATGGTTCAGGTGTGTCTCAACGGTTCTCGGGGAGCCGTCGACGGTGCGACGGTGCCGCTGACGCCGCAGGCGATGGCCGATTCCGCGGCCGAGGCCGTAGCCGCCGGGGCGACGGACATCCATGTCCACCCCAAGACACCGTGCGGGCGGGACACCTTGTCGCCGCGGTTCGTCGCGGACACCGTGCGGGCGCTGCGCGCGCGGGTGGCGGTGCCGGTCGGCGTGACCACGGGCGCCTGGGCGGAGCCCGACCCCGCGGCCCGCCTCGAGCGGATCCGGGACTGGACCGTGCTGCCCGACCACGCCTCGGTCAACTGGCACGAGCCGGGCGCCGAGGAGATCGCCGCCGCCCTGATCGGCCTGGGGGTCGGCGTGGAGGCGGGCATCTGGTCCGGGACGGACGGGGCGGCCCGGTTCGCCGTCTCTCCCCTGCGTTCCAAAGTGCTGCGCGTGCTCGCGGAGGTGACGGACACCTCGCCCGACACGGCCGAGAACACCGCGCGGATCCTGCTGACCGACCTGGGCCATGCCCTCCCCCGCCGGCCCGTCCTCCTGCACGGCGAGGACGGCGGCGCATGGCCGGTGCTCCGGCTGGCCGGCCGGCTCGGCCTCGCGACCCGCATCGGACTGGAGGACACCCTGCTGCTGCCGGACGGGGAACGGGCGCTGTCCAACACTCAGTTGGTGGCCGGTGCGCTGTCCCAGTACGGATCGGCCCAGCGCCGGTCATAG
- a CDS encoding RNA ligase (ATP) gives MSTLRVTAEVLTVHEHPDADALELAQVGLYRAVVAKGAYRTGEAAVYIPEQSVLPAALIEELGLTGRLAGGKSDRVKAVRLRGELSQGIVCRPRALADVDLVRAAADGTDFAERLGITKWVPPIPPTMSGDVEAASDLLPWVDVENIQRYPDILTPGEPVVLTEKLHGSACLLTYVADEKRVYVSSKGFGSKSLALKEDPRNLYWRAVRGHGVAEAAAVLADRLGARRVGIFGEVFGAGVQDLTYGADGRRESLGYAVFDVSADIGQAVRWLDPAEVVELLGGKLPLVPAVYEGPYDVSRVLELASGRETMSGRELHLREGVVVRPAGERYSAVTGGRAIAKAVSPAYLTRKGGTEYE, from the coding sequence ATGTCGACGCTCCGCGTCACCGCCGAAGTGCTGACCGTCCACGAGCATCCCGACGCCGACGCGCTCGAACTGGCCCAGGTGGGCCTGTACCGGGCCGTCGTCGCCAAGGGCGCGTACCGCACCGGCGAGGCCGCCGTGTACATCCCCGAGCAGTCGGTGCTGCCGGCCGCGCTGATCGAGGAACTGGGGCTGACCGGGCGGCTCGCGGGCGGGAAGTCCGACCGGGTGAAGGCGGTGCGGCTGCGCGGTGAGCTGTCGCAGGGGATCGTCTGCCGGCCGCGGGCGCTGGCCGACGTGGACCTGGTACGCGCGGCGGCGGACGGCACGGACTTCGCGGAGCGGCTCGGGATCACGAAGTGGGTGCCGCCGATCCCGCCGACCATGAGCGGCGACGTCGAGGCCGCGTCCGATCTGCTGCCGTGGGTCGACGTCGAGAACATCCAGCGCTACCCGGACATCCTCACCCCGGGTGAGCCGGTCGTGCTGACCGAGAAGCTGCACGGCTCGGCCTGCCTGCTGACGTACGTCGCCGACGAGAAACGGGTGTACGTCTCCTCCAAGGGTTTCGGGTCCAAGTCCCTGGCGCTGAAGGAGGACCCGCGCAATCTGTACTGGCGGGCGGTGCGGGGGCACGGGGTCGCCGAGGCCGCGGCCGTGCTCGCCGACCGGCTGGGCGCACGGCGCGTCGGGATCTTCGGGGAGGTGTTCGGCGCGGGCGTGCAGGACCTGACCTACGGCGCGGACGGGCGGCGGGAGTCCCTCGGGTACGCCGTGTTCGACGTGTCCGCGGACATCGGCCAGGCCGTGCGCTGGCTGGACCCGGCGGAGGTCGTCGAACTGCTCGGCGGGAAGCTGCCGTTGGTGCCCGCCGTGTACGAGGGGCCGTACGACGTCTCCCGCGTGCTGGAGCTGGCGAGCGGGCGGGAGACCATGTCGGGGCGCGAACTGCATCTGCGCGAGGGAGTTGTCGTACGGCCGGCCGGTGAGCGGTACAGCGCGGTGACCGGCGGGCGGGCGATCGCGAAGGCGGTCAGCCCCGCGTACCTGACCCGCAAGGGCGGCACGGAGTACGAGTGA
- the soxR gene encoding redox-sensitive transcriptional activator SoxR, with product MPQIPEKIHELTVGQLAARSGAAVSALHFYESKGLISSRRTAGNQRRYSRDALRRVAFVRAAQRVGIPLATIREALAQLPEERTPTREDWAHLSEAWRSELDERIKQLNRLRDHLTDCIGCGCLSMDTCVLSNPDDVFGERLGAGSRLLVEKSRERRG from the coding sequence GTGCCCCAGATTCCCGAGAAGATCCATGAACTCACGGTCGGCCAGCTCGCCGCCCGCAGCGGCGCCGCCGTCTCCGCCCTGCACTTCTACGAGTCCAAGGGCCTGATCAGCAGCCGCCGCACCGCGGGCAACCAGCGCCGCTACTCCCGTGACGCGCTGCGCCGGGTCGCCTTCGTCCGCGCCGCCCAGCGCGTCGGCATCCCCCTCGCCACGATCCGCGAGGCCCTCGCCCAACTCCCCGAGGAGCGCACCCCCACCCGCGAGGACTGGGCCCACCTCTCCGAGGCCTGGCGCTCCGAACTCGACGAGCGCATCAAGCAGTTGAACCGGTTGCGGGACCACCTGACCGACTGCATCGGGTGCGGGTGCCTGTCCATGGACACATGTGTGCTGTCCAACCCGGACGACGTGTTCGGGGAGCGGCTGGGGGCGGGGTCGCGGTTGCTGGTGGAAAAGAGCCGGGAGCGGCGCGGATGA
- a CDS encoding MaoC family dehydratase → MAEPRIFTGADDLKAAVGERLGYTDWLEVDQKRIDLFAEATGDHQWIHVDPEKAAAGPFGTTIAHGYLTLSLLPLFGPQLITVEGVRMGVNYGTNKVRFPAPVPVGSRLRATATITGVDDVSGGVQVTVAFTVEREGGDKPVCVAESVSRYYL, encoded by the coding sequence ATGGCAGAGCCGAGGATCTTCACGGGCGCCGACGATCTGAAGGCGGCGGTGGGCGAGCGGTTGGGGTACACCGACTGGCTGGAGGTCGACCAGAAGCGGATCGACCTGTTCGCCGAGGCCACCGGTGACCACCAGTGGATTCACGTCGACCCGGAGAAGGCCGCCGCCGGGCCCTTCGGCACCACCATCGCGCACGGCTACCTCACCCTCTCGCTGCTACCGCTCTTCGGCCCGCAGCTGATCACGGTCGAGGGCGTGCGGATGGGCGTCAACTACGGGACGAACAAGGTCCGTTTCCCCGCCCCGGTCCCGGTCGGCTCCCGGCTGCGCGCCACCGCCACGATCACGGGTGTCGACGACGTCAGCGGCGGCGTCCAGGTCACCGTCGCGTTCACGGTGGAGCGCGAGGGCGGCGACAAGCCGGTGTGCGTCGCCGAGTCGGTGTCCCGGTACTACCTCTAG
- a CDS encoding TetR/AcrR family transcriptional regulator, whose product MSTAEETAGGETSAWGEVTPDAARRLLIAAVEAFAERGYHATTTRDIAGRAGMSPAALYIHYKTKEELLHRISRIGHEKALEILRVAARREGSAAERLADAVSSFVRWHAGGRTTARVVQYELDSLGPDAREEILALRRQCDAEVRGIVEEGVASGEFDVLDVKGTTLAILSLCIDVARWFNVDGPWTPDEVGALYADLVLRMVGAAGK is encoded by the coding sequence ATGAGTACGGCGGAGGAGACGGCCGGCGGCGAGACGTCGGCGTGGGGCGAGGTCACGCCCGACGCGGCGCGGCGGCTGCTCATTGCCGCGGTGGAGGCTTTCGCCGAGCGGGGCTACCACGCCACGACGACCCGTGACATCGCGGGTCGCGCCGGGATGAGCCCGGCCGCGCTCTACATCCACTACAAGACCAAGGAGGAGCTCCTCCACCGCATCAGCAGGATCGGCCACGAGAAGGCCCTGGAGATCCTGCGGGTGGCGGCCCGCCGTGAGGGCTCCGCGGCCGAGCGGCTCGCCGACGCCGTGAGCTCCTTCGTCCGCTGGCACGCCGGCGGCCGCACCACGGCACGGGTCGTGCAGTACGAACTGGACTCGCTCGGCCCGGACGCCCGTGAGGAGATCCTCGCCCTGCGGCGGCAGTGCGACGCCGAGGTGCGAGGGATCGTCGAAGAGGGCGTGGCGTCCGGCGAGTTCGACGTCCTGGACGTCAAGGGCACCACGCTCGCCATTCTCTCGCTCTGCATCGACGTGGCCCGCTGGTTCAACGTCGACGGCCCCTGGACGCCCGACGAGGTCGGCGCGCTCTACGCCGACCTCGTGCTGCGGATGGTGGGGGCGGCGGGCAAGTAG
- a CDS encoding YiaA/YiaB family inner membrane protein, with amino-acid sequence MSDTPGKQQNTAAFYGQAVASFSIAMAATAIGIFKLGADAWVRAFLAIAVLYLVTSAFTLSKVIRDRQEATAQQSYHPFEKL; translated from the coding sequence ATGAGTGACACACCGGGCAAGCAGCAGAACACCGCCGCCTTCTACGGCCAGGCCGTGGCGTCCTTCTCCATCGCCATGGCCGCGACCGCCATCGGCATCTTCAAGCTCGGCGCGGACGCCTGGGTGCGGGCCTTCCTCGCCATCGCCGTCCTGTACCTGGTGACCTCCGCCTTCACCCTCTCCAAGGTGATCCGGGACCGCCAGGAGGCGACGGCACAGCAGTCCTACCACCCGTTCGAAAAGCTCTGA
- a CDS encoding acyl-CoA dehydrogenase family protein, whose product MVSLGLSEEQEAVRRLAKDFVDREIAPHVVAWDRAEEVDRSIVKKLGEVGFLGLTIDEEYGGSGGDHLAYCLVTEELGRGDSSVRGIVSVSLGLVAKTIAGWGSEEQKRRWLPGLTSGASVGCFGLTEPGTGSDAGNLTTRAVRDGDDYVIDGAKMFITNGTWADVVLLFARSTDAPGHKGVSAFLVPTGTPGLTRRTVHGKLGLRGQATAELTLENVRVPASALLGEEGKGFSVAMSALAKGRMSVAAGCVGIAQAALDAAVRYAGEREQFGKPIAGHQLVQELISDIAVDVDAARLLTWRVADLIDRGLPFATESSKAKLFASEAAVRAANNALQVFGGYGYIDEYPAGKLLRDARVMTLYEGTSQIQKLVIGRALTGVSAF is encoded by the coding sequence GTGGTCAGCCTGGGGCTCAGCGAGGAGCAGGAGGCCGTCCGGCGGCTCGCCAAGGACTTCGTGGACCGCGAGATCGCTCCCCATGTCGTCGCCTGGGACCGCGCCGAGGAGGTCGACCGCTCGATCGTGAAGAAGCTCGGCGAGGTCGGCTTCCTGGGGCTGACGATCGACGAGGAGTACGGCGGTTCCGGCGGCGACCACCTGGCGTACTGCCTGGTGACGGAGGAACTGGGCCGGGGCGACTCCTCCGTGCGCGGGATCGTCTCCGTCTCCCTCGGTCTGGTCGCCAAGACGATCGCCGGATGGGGGAGCGAGGAGCAGAAGCGGCGCTGGCTGCCGGGACTCACCTCCGGCGCGTCGGTCGGCTGCTTCGGCCTCACCGAACCGGGGACCGGCTCCGACGCCGGCAACCTCACCACCCGCGCGGTCCGCGACGGCGACGACTACGTGATCGACGGCGCCAAGATGTTCATCACCAACGGCACCTGGGCCGATGTCGTCCTGCTGTTCGCCCGCTCCACCGACGCCCCGGGCCACAAGGGCGTCTCCGCCTTCCTCGTGCCCACCGGCACACCCGGCCTGACCCGCCGCACCGTCCACGGCAAGCTCGGCCTGCGCGGCCAGGCGACGGCGGAGCTGACCCTGGAGAACGTGCGCGTCCCCGCCTCCGCGCTGCTGGGGGAGGAGGGCAAGGGCTTCTCGGTGGCCATGTCCGCCCTCGCCAAGGGGCGGATGTCGGTGGCGGCGGGCTGTGTGGGCATCGCCCAGGCCGCCCTGGACGCGGCGGTGCGGTACGCGGGGGAGCGGGAGCAGTTCGGCAAGCCGATCGCGGGACACCAGCTGGTGCAGGAACTGATCAGCGACATCGCCGTCGACGTGGACGCGGCCCGCCTGCTCACCTGGCGGGTCGCCGACCTGATCGACCGCGGCCTGCCCTTCGCCACCGAGTCCTCCAAGGCCAAGCTGTTCGCCTCGGAGGCCGCGGTCCGCGCCGCCAACAACGCCCTCCAGGTCTTCGGCGGCTACGGCTACATCGACGAGTACCCGGCGGGCAAACTGCTGCGGGACGCCCGGGTGATGACCCTCTACGAGGGCACCAGCCAGATCCAGAAGCTGGTCATCGGGCGGGCGCTGACCGGGGTCTCGGCCTTCTGA
- a CDS encoding TetR/AcrR family transcriptional regulator, translating into MCAMARPRKPLLSTDRIVETARGLVDAEGLAAVSTRRLAAELGVSGPSLYNHFRTKDEILEAVADSVSSQVDLSMFEDGRHWRTALHDWAVSYRAALRDHPNIVPVLAHGPGRRPAGLRLADAVYGAMVAAGWPPAQATSIGALMRYFVMGSALGSFAGGFVDDASAYDPADYPHLGQAHLLAERQEKIDERAFETGLRALLDGLAQQYEQVGRTA; encoded by the coding sequence ATGTGCGCCATGGCCCGACCGCGCAAGCCCCTCCTCAGCACCGACCGGATCGTCGAGACGGCCCGCGGACTCGTGGACGCGGAGGGCCTCGCGGCCGTCTCCACCCGGCGGCTCGCCGCCGAACTGGGGGTCAGCGGGCCCTCGCTCTACAACCACTTCCGCACCAAGGACGAGATCCTGGAGGCCGTCGCCGACTCGGTGAGCTCCCAGGTCGACCTGTCGATGTTCGAGGACGGCCGTCACTGGCGGACCGCGCTGCACGACTGGGCCGTCTCCTACCGGGCCGCCCTGCGCGACCACCCGAACATCGTGCCGGTCCTCGCCCACGGCCCCGGCCGCCGCCCCGCCGGACTGCGCCTGGCCGACGCCGTCTACGGCGCGATGGTCGCCGCGGGCTGGCCGCCGGCCCAGGCCACCTCCATCGGCGCCCTCATGCGGTACTTCGTCATGGGCTCCGCGCTCGGCTCGTTCGCCGGCGGATTCGTGGACGACGCCAGCGCCTACGACCCCGCCGACTATCCGCACCTCGGACAGGCACACCTCCTCGCCGAGCGGCAGGAGAAGATCGACGAGCGGGCCTTCGAGACCGGGCTCAGGGCCCTGCTGGACGGACTTGCCCAGCAGTACGAGCAGGTCGGGCGCACCGCCTAG
- a CDS encoding ArsR/SmtB family transcription factor, with translation MTPRDPQAPGLARLAALIADETRASCLLALLDGRAWTAGELARHAGVAASTLSEHLGRLVAGGLLTEERQGRHRYVRLADPRVAHLVEDLASQVAPEQARRPSGLRESSAGSAMARGRTCYDHLAGRLGITITDALTERRLLRQDTGFALTDAGLEWFATTGIPLDRKGRRPVARACLDWTERRPHLAGVAGAALCRHAFDEGWCVRIGTERAVKVTAAGEQALSELLGVDGAALR, from the coding sequence ATGACCCCGAGGGACCCGCAGGCACCAGGACTGGCCAGGCTCGCCGCGCTGATCGCCGACGAGACCAGAGCGTCCTGTCTGCTGGCCCTGCTCGACGGGCGGGCCTGGACCGCCGGTGAGCTGGCCCGGCACGCGGGCGTCGCCGCGTCCACCCTGAGCGAGCACCTGGGCAGGCTCGTCGCGGGCGGCCTGCTCACGGAGGAACGCCAGGGGCGGCACCGCTACGTACGCCTGGCCGACCCGCGCGTGGCCCACCTGGTGGAGGACCTGGCCTCGCAGGTCGCCCCGGAGCAGGCCCGACGGCCGAGCGGCCTCAGGGAGTCGAGCGCGGGATCGGCGATGGCCCGGGGCCGCACCTGCTACGACCATCTGGCGGGCCGTCTCGGCATCACGATCACCGACGCCCTGACGGAACGCCGGCTCCTGCGCCAGGACACGGGTTTCGCCCTCACGGACGCGGGGCTGGAATGGTTCGCGACCACCGGTATCCCCCTCGACCGCAAGGGCCGCCGCCCCGTGGCCCGCGCCTGCCTCGACTGGACGGAACGCCGCCCCCACCTCGCGGGGGTCGCGGGCGCGGCCCTGTGCCGGCACGCCTTCGACGAGGGCTGGTGCGTACGCATCGGCACCGAGCGCGCGGTGAAGGTGACGGCAGCGGGCGAGCAGGCCCTGTCGGAACTGCTGGGAGTGGACGGAGCGGCGCTGCGCTAG
- a CDS encoding DMT family transporter produces MMHASRRTELLAAGAATVTVVLWASAFVSIRSAGAAYSPGALALGRLLAGGLALGAICLLRREGLPPRSAWRGIAVSGVLWFGLYMVALNWGEQLVDAGTAALVVNIGPILIALLGARLLGDAMPPRLLAGMAVSFAGAVAVGLSMSDHGGSSVLGVALCLLAAVGYAGGVVAQKPALERASALQMTTFGCLVGAVMCLPFAGQLVSEAARAPASATLNMVYLGVFPTALAFTTWAYALARTTASRMGATTYAVPALVVLMSWLVLDEVPGPLTLAGGALCLAGVAVSRSRRRAAEPEVAPEPRPAKASDSV; encoded by the coding sequence ATGATGCACGCCTCCCGCCGTACCGAACTCCTGGCCGCCGGTGCCGCCACCGTCACCGTCGTCCTGTGGGCGTCCGCCTTCGTCTCGATCCGCAGCGCGGGCGCCGCGTACTCACCGGGCGCCCTCGCGCTGGGACGGCTCCTGGCCGGAGGACTGGCACTGGGAGCGATCTGCCTCCTGCGCAGGGAAGGTCTGCCGCCCCGCTCCGCATGGCGGGGCATCGCGGTCTCGGGGGTGCTCTGGTTCGGCCTGTACATGGTGGCCCTGAACTGGGGCGAACAGCTGGTGGACGCGGGGACGGCGGCCCTGGTGGTGAACATCGGCCCGATCCTCATCGCCCTGCTCGGCGCCCGACTGCTGGGCGACGCGATGCCGCCGCGCCTGCTGGCGGGCATGGCGGTGTCGTTCGCGGGCGCCGTCGCGGTGGGTCTGTCGATGTCGGACCACGGCGGCTCGTCGGTCCTCGGCGTCGCGCTGTGTCTGCTCGCCGCGGTCGGGTACGCCGGCGGTGTCGTGGCGCAGAAGCCGGCCCTGGAGCGGGCGAGCGCGCTCCAGATGACGACGTTCGGGTGTCTGGTCGGCGCCGTGATGTGCCTGCCGTTCGCCGGGCAGCTGGTGTCGGAGGCGGCGAGGGCGCCGGCCTCCGCGACGCTCAACATGGTGTACCTGGGCGTGTTCCCGACCGCGCTGGCCTTCACGACCTGGGCGTACGCCCTCGCCCGGACGACCGCGAGCCGGATGGGGGCGACCACGTACGCGGTGCCCGCGCTGGTCGTGCTGATGTCGTGGCTGGTGCTGGACGAGGTGCCCGGCCCGCTCACGCTGGCCGGTGGGGCGTTGTGCCTGGCCGGGGTGGCGGTGTCGCGGTCCCGGCGGCGGGCCGCGGAGCCGGAGGTCGCTCCGGAGCCGCGGCCCGCGAAGGCGTCGGACTCAGTGTGA
- a CDS encoding MFS transporter, whose product MDMAPSAPSLPGTALPPVNRRRVATAAALASAVEWYDYFVFGIAAALVLGDLYFPAGSSTAGVLASFATFAVGFLARPLGGIVAGHLGDKRGRKPMLVLALTLMGLATTGIGLLPTYDTIGVAAPILLVALRVLQGIAVGAQWGGAMLLATEYAPEGKRGVYGSVVQLGVPIGVVTANTVFLLAGASTTDTEFAAWGWRVPFLIGLVVLGLAWYIHTRVEETPEFRQAEQQLAQQEKGDQSSPLRTILRHHLGTVLLAGGSFAVNTATFYILITGVLDYTTRELDMRKSAVLTVSLCVSLTQLILIPAAAALSDRLGRIRIYAIGAAGIALWAVPLFLLIDTGSLLWLAVGTFVASCFLSIMYGPQAALFAELFTPEMRYTGASLGYQIAAVLGGGLAPFMMVLLLEATGTSMAVSGYIIVLSVIALVSIKVLADRSRSH is encoded by the coding sequence ATGGACATGGCCCCCTCCGCTCCCTCCCTCCCCGGCACCGCCCTCCCCCCGGTGAACCGGCGTCGTGTGGCCACCGCGGCGGCGCTCGCCTCCGCCGTCGAGTGGTACGACTACTTCGTCTTCGGCATAGCCGCCGCCCTCGTCCTCGGCGACCTGTACTTCCCGGCGGGCAGCTCCACCGCAGGCGTCCTCGCCTCCTTCGCCACCTTCGCGGTGGGCTTCCTCGCCCGCCCGCTCGGCGGCATCGTCGCCGGCCACCTCGGCGACAAGCGCGGCCGCAAGCCGATGCTGGTCCTCGCGCTCACCCTCATGGGCCTGGCCACCACCGGCATCGGCCTGCTGCCGACGTACGACACCATCGGCGTCGCCGCCCCGATCCTGCTGGTCGCCCTGCGCGTCCTCCAGGGCATCGCCGTCGGCGCCCAGTGGGGCGGCGCGATGCTGCTGGCCACCGAGTACGCCCCCGAGGGCAAGCGCGGTGTCTACGGCAGCGTCGTCCAACTCGGCGTCCCCATCGGCGTGGTGACCGCCAACACCGTCTTCCTGCTCGCCGGGGCCTCCACCACGGACACCGAGTTCGCCGCCTGGGGCTGGCGGGTGCCGTTCCTGATCGGCCTGGTCGTCCTCGGGCTCGCCTGGTACATCCACACCCGGGTCGAGGAGACCCCCGAATTCCGGCAGGCCGAACAGCAGTTGGCGCAGCAGGAGAAGGGTGACCAGAGCTCCCCGCTGCGCACGATCCTCCGGCACCACCTGGGCACCGTGCTCCTGGCCGGCGGCTCCTTCGCCGTGAACACCGCGACCTTCTACATCCTGATCACCGGTGTCCTCGACTACACGACCCGCGAACTCGACATGAGGAAGAGCGCGGTCCTCACCGTCTCGCTGTGCGTCAGCCTCACCCAGCTGATCCTGATCCCGGCCGCCGCCGCGCTCTCCGACCGCCTCGGCCGGATCCGGATCTACGCGATCGGCGCGGCCGGCATCGCCCTGTGGGCCGTCCCGCTGTTCCTGCTCATCGACACCGGCTCGCTGCTGTGGCTCGCCGTCGGGACCTTCGTCGCCAGCTGCTTCCTCAGCATCATGTACGGCCCTCAAGCCGCCCTGTTCGCCGAGCTGTTCACGCCCGAGATGCGCTACACCGGCGCCTCGCTCGGCTACCAGATCGCCGCGGTGCTCGGCGGCGGGCTCGCGCCCTTCATGATGGTGCTGCTCCTGGAGGCGACCGGAACCTCGATGGCGGTGTCCGGCTACATCATCGTGCTGTCGGTGATCGCCCTGGTCTCCATCAAGGTCCTGGCCGACCGGTCGCGTTCACACTGA
- a CDS encoding Zn-dependent alcohol dehydrogenase gives MVRAAVLPAVGAPLEIAEIDLPDPGPGQVRVRLAAAGVCHSDLSLSNGTMRVPVPAVLGHEGAGTVLAVGEGVTGVRPGAEVVLNWAPSCGGCHACSLGEVWLCANALNGAADVYARTATGTDLHPGLNVAAFAEETVVPASCVLPLPEGIPLTDAALLGCAVLTGYGAVHHAARVREGETVAVYGVGGVGLAALQAARIAGASRIVAVDVSPAKEELARAAGATDYVIASETTAREIRALTGKQGVDVAVECVGRASTIRTAWDSTRRGGRTTVVGIGGKDQQVTFNALEIFHWGRTLSGCVYGNADPAEDLPVLAGHVRAGRLDLGALVTERIALEGIPAAFENMLAGKGGRALVVF, from the coding sequence GTGGTCCGTGCCGCCGTCCTTCCCGCCGTGGGCGCTCCCCTGGAGATCGCCGAGATCGACCTGCCGGATCCCGGCCCCGGGCAGGTCCGGGTCCGGCTCGCCGCCGCCGGCGTCTGCCACTCCGACCTGTCCCTGTCCAACGGCACCATGCGCGTGCCCGTCCCCGCCGTCCTCGGCCACGAGGGCGCGGGCACGGTCCTCGCGGTCGGCGAGGGCGTCACCGGTGTCCGCCCCGGCGCCGAGGTCGTCCTCAACTGGGCGCCGTCCTGCGGCGGTTGCCACGCCTGCTCGCTCGGCGAGGTCTGGCTGTGCGCCAACGCGCTGAACGGCGCCGCGGACGTCTACGCCCGCACGGCGACGGGCACCGACCTCCATCCCGGCCTGAACGTCGCCGCGTTCGCCGAGGAGACGGTCGTCCCGGCCTCCTGCGTCCTGCCGCTCCCCGAGGGCATCCCCCTCACCGACGCGGCGCTGCTGGGCTGCGCGGTCCTCACCGGCTACGGAGCCGTCCACCACGCGGCGCGCGTCCGCGAGGGCGAGACGGTCGCGGTGTACGGCGTCGGGGGAGTGGGCCTGGCGGCCCTCCAGGCGGCCCGGATCGCGGGCGCCTCACGGATCGTCGCGGTCGACGTCTCGCCGGCGAAGGAGGAGCTGGCACGCGCCGCGGGAGCCACCGACTACGTGATCGCCTCCGAGACCACCGCACGCGAGATCCGGGCCCTGACCGGCAAGCAGGGCGTCGATGTCGCCGTCGAGTGCGTGGGCCGCGCGAGCACCATCCGCACGGCCTGGGACTCCACCCGCCGCGGCGGCCGCACCACGGTCGTCGGCATCGGCGGCAAGGACCAGCAGGTCACCTTCAACGCCCTGGAGATCTTCCACTGGGGCCGCACCCTGTCCGGCTGCGTGTACGGCAACGCCGACCCGGCCGAGGACCTGCCGGTGCTCGCCGGGCACGTCCGGGCGGGCCGCCTGGACCTGGGCGCGCTGGTGACGGAGCGGATCGCGCTGGAGGGCATCCCGGCCGCGTTCGAGAACATGCTGGCGGGCAAGGGCGGCCGGGCGCTGGTGGTGTTCTGA